A DNA window from Fragaria vesca subsp. vesca linkage group LG3, FraVesHawaii_1.0, whole genome shotgun sequence contains the following coding sequences:
- the LOC101300128 gene encoding electron transfer flavoprotein subunit alpha, mitochondrial-like gives MATGVALRAFRKRIIPSFSSRISALPFNSRSISTLVLAEHEGSSLKIQSLSAVTAAKSLSKNNSISLLLAGSGPGLHEAAAQAASCDPSVSEVLVADSDEFSYPLAEPWAKLVQLVQQKGGYSHVMATSGSFGKNIIPRAAALLDVSPVTDVTKISEPHLFVRPIYAGNALCTVRYTGVGPCLLTVRATSFPVIPITSDTKSNEASISQVDLSTFGEDSVGKSRYVKHTAQDLERPDLGSARVVVTGGRALKSAENFKMIEKLAEKLGAAVGATRAAVDAGYVPNDLQVGQTGKIVAPELYMAFGVSGAIQHLAGMRDSKVIVAVNKDADAPIFQVADYGLVGDIFDLIPELLEKLPEKK, from the exons ATGGCAACTGGAGTAGCCCTCAGAGCTTTCCGGAAGAGAATCATTCCTTCCTTCTCATCGCGAATTTCCGCTTTACCCTTCAATTCTCGATCC ATTAGCACACTGGTACTAGCCGAACACGAAGGCAGCTCTCTCAAAATCCAATCCCTGAGCGCAGTGACGGCAGCCAAGTCCTTAAGCAAGAACAACTCCATTTCATTGCTCTTGGCAGGGTCCGGCCCTGGCCTCCACGAAGCCGCCGCGCAAGCCGCTTCGTGCGACCCTTCAGTGTCTGAG GTGCTTGTGGCGGATTCTGATGAGTTTAGTTATCCTTTAGCTGAACCTTGGGCTAAATTAGTCCAGTTGGTTCAGCAGAAAGGCGGGTACTCGCATGTGATGGCAACTTCGGGTTCGTTTGGGAAGAACATAATCCCTAGGGCAGCTGCGCTTTTGGATGTTTCTCCAGTCACGGATGTGACTAAGATATCCGAGCCTCATCTGTTTGTCAG GCCAATATACGCTGGAAATGCACTTTGTACTGTTCGATACACTGGTGTTGGCCCTTGTCTGTTGACCGTTAGAGCGACATCCTTTCCGGTTATTCCCATCACATCTGATACAAAATCTAATGAAGCTTCCATCTCCCAGGTTGATCTCTCCACCTTTGGTGAAG ATTCTGTAGGCAAATCTCGATACGTAAAGCACACAGCCCAAGATTTAGAGCGCCCTGATCTTGGAAGTGCCCGTGTTGTGGTTACTGGCGGGCGTGCGCTGAAAAGTGCTGAAAACTTCAAAATGATAGAGAAGCTTGCAGAAAAACTTGGTGCAGCTG TTGGAGCTACTCGTGCTGCTGTTGATGCAGGGTATGTTCCTAATGACCTGCAG GTTGGCCAAACTGGAAAGATAGTTGCCCCAGAGTTGTACATGGCCTTTGGTGTTTCAGGAGCCATTCAACACTTGGCAGGCATGCGAGATTCCAAGGTCATTGTTGCTGTGAATAAAGATGCAGATGCACCCATATTTCAG GTTGCGGACTATGGACTTGTAGGTGATATATTTGATTTGATACCAGAGTTGCTGGAGAAGCTTCCTGAGAAAAAATAA